In a genomic window of Hyphomonas sp.:
- a CDS encoding DUF2285 domain-containing protein, producing MERAGEIQLPRRAPNAAWAWEGLRRNPDYRRAYFAERHHSLTNINLTTGATLLRMRSRHRRAEKFGLLAFADPRKPAIDADIFWCPHVFSGCLDVRLSRLFPDEVKQDSKMGAIYLHRLQTRRVLLETMDGARHIVLNGHRFWIQLFCGKPNVIGDTAHIGIRMNAATTMERHLDTASQLLSLYRNNGGKLQRIGRHKNIEPLQRALTAYDIWTGFERPKGSLKDIAAALVGPRRVDEEWNGTSRCLKDMARRARDKGMAFVTRDYLDMLGKKTL from the coding sequence ATGGAACGGGCTGGCGAAATACAATTGCCGCGCCGTGCACCCAATGCGGCGTGGGCTTGGGAAGGATTGCGGCGAAACCCTGATTATCGCCGGGCCTATTTCGCGGAACGGCATCACTCGCTGACAAACATAAATCTTACAACCGGGGCAACATTGCTGCGTATGCGTTCACGCCATCGCAGGGCGGAGAAGTTCGGTTTGCTGGCTTTTGCTGACCCGCGAAAACCCGCTATAGATGCCGATATTTTCTGGTGCCCACATGTGTTTTCCGGATGTCTGGACGTGCGACTATCCAGATTATTTCCAGACGAAGTTAAACAGGACAGCAAAATGGGGGCTATCTATCTGCATCGGTTGCAGACACGAAGAGTGTTGCTGGAAACCATGGATGGCGCACGCCATATCGTCCTGAATGGACACCGTTTCTGGATACAGCTCTTCTGCGGAAAGCCCAATGTGATCGGAGATACAGCCCATATCGGTATCAGGATGAACGCTGCAACCACTATGGAGCGGCACCTTGATACCGCCTCTCAGCTTTTGTCGCTTTACAGAAATAACGGCGGAAAATTACAGCGCATCGGGCGGCACAAAAACATTGAACCGCTGCAACGGGCATTGACCGCATATGATATCTGGACAGGGTTTGAACGGCCAAAAGGATCATTAAAAGACATCGCCGCCGCGCTGGTTGGACCACGCCGCGTCGATGAAGAATGGAACGGAACATCGCGCTGTTTGAAGGATATGGCCCGGCGCGCCCGGGACAAAGGCATGGCTTTTGTCACCCGTGATTATCTGGACATGCTGGGTAAAAAGACCTTGTAA
- a CDS encoding helix-turn-helix domain-containing protein: MAQVSIESPYLTAAEAATFLRLEERTLNNMRWRGEGPHWRKHGGKVIYHRLDLEGWSRENDFGDGPSYDIKSKGENDNEA; this comes from the coding sequence ATGGCCCAGGTCTCAATCGAAAGCCCTTATTTAACGGCTGCGGAAGCCGCGACCTTTTTGCGCCTCGAAGAGCGCACACTGAATAATATGCGCTGGCGCGGAGAGGGTCCGCACTGGCGCAAGCATGGCGGGAAAGTGATTTATCACCGCCTCGATCTGGAAGGATGGTCACGGGAAAACGACTTCGGAGACGGACCGAGTTACGACATAAAAAGTAAGGGCGAGAATGATAATGAGGCGTGA
- a CDS encoding DUF2840 domain-containing protein yields MRRDLTAVIIQYRKNRINHRLVFGEPILTVRRGWHRKLAVFNPGQIFGYERWLGNKYGTQSWETYVLLAVSFGPVTRVKGVIPGAEILLRTTGKTRAKRVLGWLQEQERSGLKPSQLSAHYWRHAHNAFETGRQPHVLTTLQSRAFETAPHP; encoded by the coding sequence ATGAGGCGTGACCTGACCGCCGTCATCATTCAATATCGCAAGAACCGCATCAATCACCGGCTTGTATTTGGTGAGCCTATCCTGACAGTTCGGCGAGGCTGGCACCGGAAACTGGCCGTGTTCAATCCGGGTCAGATTTTCGGTTATGAACGGTGGCTGGGAAATAAATACGGCACCCAAAGCTGGGAGACTTATGTATTGCTCGCGGTTTCCTTTGGCCCGGTTACCAGAGTCAAAGGCGTTATTCCCGGCGCGGAAATTCTGCTGCGAACAACAGGCAAGACGCGGGCAAAACGCGTGCTTGGCTGGCTACAAGAACAGGAAAGATCGGGACTTAAGCCTAGCCAATTATCCGCTCATTACTGGCGACATGCCCATAATGCCTTTGAAACCGGCCGTCAGCCGCATGTGTTGACCACGCTGCAAAGCCGCGCCTTTGAGACGGCCCCGCATCCGTGA
- a CDS encoding S26 family signal peptidase: MIRWLPHIAVTVFCAATLYQIHAPPGPRLIYNSSASAPTGWYRLHTDRDVKRGSLVAGFAPDKARELAHERGYLPEHVPLIKTVWAVGGERICVRNGRVSAQNRPDIYARAQDDFGRELPQLEGCFTLNVDEVFLVSIDVQTSWDSRYFGAVPMEKILGTVTYLGNKSERSDTLGGWARVKGVEGKIKANSAPGALSGCLHISFGGTPLGAGSTPILAGLPESMGFIGSAPYPDYHATSRKPQ; the protein is encoded by the coding sequence GTGATCCGCTGGCTTCCCCATATCGCCGTGACTGTGTTTTGCGCCGCGACTCTCTATCAGATACACGCGCCGCCGGGCCCGCGGCTCATCTATAATAGTAGCGCCAGTGCCCCCACCGGATGGTATCGCTTGCACACTGATAGAGACGTCAAACGCGGCTCCCTCGTCGCAGGTTTTGCGCCAGACAAGGCGCGAGAACTTGCACATGAACGGGGGTATTTGCCGGAGCATGTCCCCCTCATTAAAACCGTCTGGGCGGTTGGGGGCGAGCGGATTTGCGTCAGAAACGGGCGGGTTTCAGCCCAAAACCGTCCTGATATTTACGCGCGCGCGCAGGATGATTTTGGGCGAGAACTGCCCCAGCTCGAAGGATGCTTCACTCTTAATGTAGACGAAGTCTTCCTTGTATCCATAGATGTGCAGACATCCTGGGACAGCCGCTATTTTGGTGCTGTCCCGATGGAAAAAATTCTGGGAACCGTGACTTACCTCGGAAACAAGTCGGAGCGATCGGATACGTTGGGGGGCTGGGCACGGGTGAAGGGCGTGGAGGGCAAGATAAAAGCAAATAGCGCTCCTGGGGCGCTAAGCGGTTGTCTGCACATCAGTTTTGGGGGCACTCCCTTGGGAGCAGGGAGCACCCCCATTTTAGCCGGATTGCCTGAGTCTATGGGCTTTATCGGGAGCGCTCCTTACCCGGATTATCACGCGACGTCACGGAAACCCCAATGA
- a CDS encoding DUF3363 domain-containing protein: MSKRGNSDQFEVRLGRIRSPSGSTRLRGFFGQVRYGGKRLAGASRHYRKTQRNFAQQSHFARRVLVKAHIQRLSGSGAKVQTLHLKYIERDSAARDGERGKLYNGTSLEADRDTFMERSQGDRHQFRFIISPEDAGELASLTDFTRDLVSDMEKDLGTKLEWAAANHYDTAQPHIHLVVRGMREDGSDLVIPRDYVSYGLRCRAQELAELELGPVSELEGRTRMARMTSQERWTQIDFQLTQSADGSGIIDMSGPAPQGRFWERQLQKKRLAFLTRMRLAEHAGRGRWTLKPDMRDILVRMGERGDRLKSIHRAMRDNKNVRRVDGASIFDPLTRDARQVTGRILSTGIADDVNDRAFVILDGMDGKAVYVDIGKAEHLVGLETGQIVTAHPADIDPKPSDHTIAKIASEHGGLYSPALHAVSDKRARPEFIQSHVRRLEALRRAGLVKRFPDGSWRIPEDYLSRARQYGERMASRRPAIIELETDLNLADMVKAEGATWLDRDLRDHGYRDAAYGFGRDVEEAKSRRRDILIARKVMRKDQQRLSPENYNDLVKADLEAAGLELESRIGKPFIAAPESGKIAGLYIQRVTRTSGQYALIERAKDFTLVPWRQVMERNLGKSVTGIVRGSQISWHLSRGRSIS, from the coding sequence ATGAGCAAGAGGGGCAATTCTGACCAGTTTGAAGTCAGGCTTGGGCGTATACGTTCTCCATCCGGCAGCACAAGATTGCGCGGATTTTTTGGACAGGTTAGATATGGCGGGAAACGTCTCGCAGGCGCGTCTCGTCATTACAGAAAAACCCAGCGAAACTTTGCCCAGCAATCTCACTTCGCAAGACGCGTTTTGGTCAAAGCCCACATTCAGAGGCTGAGTGGGTCTGGTGCCAAGGTTCAAACCCTGCATCTGAAATATATTGAACGCGACAGCGCGGCCAGAGATGGTGAGCGCGGCAAGCTCTATAACGGCACATCCCTGGAAGCGGACCGAGACACCTTTATGGAGCGCAGCCAGGGTGATCGTCATCAATTCAGATTTATCATTTCACCTGAAGATGCGGGCGAGCTTGCGAGCCTCACAGATTTCACCCGCGATCTCGTCAGTGATATGGAAAAGGATCTCGGAACAAAGCTCGAATGGGCCGCCGCCAATCACTATGACACGGCGCAGCCCCATATTCATCTTGTTGTGCGCGGCATGCGCGAGGACGGAAGCGATCTTGTTATTCCGAGAGATTATGTGTCTTACGGGCTGCGCTGCCGTGCTCAGGAACTCGCGGAACTCGAACTAGGTCCCGTGAGCGAGCTTGAGGGACGAACCCGGATGGCGCGGATGACCTCGCAGGAGCGATGGACCCAGATCGATTTTCAACTCACACAAAGCGCAGATGGTAGCGGGATAATCGATATGTCAGGCCCCGCGCCGCAAGGCAGATTTTGGGAACGCCAGCTCCAGAAAAAACGCCTTGCATTTCTGACCCGTATGCGCCTTGCCGAACATGCAGGTCGGGGACGCTGGACTCTCAAACCGGATATGAGAGACATTCTGGTCCGTATGGGCGAGCGCGGCGACAGGCTCAAATCCATCCACCGGGCGATGCGAGATAACAAAAATGTGCGGCGTGTGGACGGCGCGTCGATATTTGATCCGCTCACAAGGGACGCCAGGCAAGTTACAGGCCGCATACTCTCGACGGGTATTGCTGACGATGTGAATGATCGCGCCTTTGTCATTCTGGACGGCATGGATGGTAAAGCTGTCTATGTCGATATTGGCAAAGCAGAGCATCTGGTAGGGCTTGAAACCGGGCAGATTGTAACAGCGCACCCGGCTGACATAGACCCGAAGCCGTCCGACCACACGATTGCAAAAATCGCGAGTGAGCATGGCGGACTTTACTCTCCTGCTCTGCATGCCGTGTCAGATAAACGCGCCCGGCCTGAATTTATCCAGTCGCATGTGAGACGCCTGGAAGCCCTGCGCCGGGCCGGTCTTGTCAAACGCTTCCCGGATGGCAGCTGGCGCATACCGGAAGACTATCTCTCCCGCGCCAGACAATATGGAGAACGCATGGCGAGCCGCCGTCCTGCAATCATCGAACTGGAGACAGATTTGAATCTTGCAGATATGGTGAAGGCCGAGGGCGCAACCTGGCTTGACCGTGATCTGCGCGATCATGGTTACCGAGATGCTGCTTATGGGTTTGGCCGCGATGTAGAAGAAGCCAAATCCCGGCGCCGAGACATTTTGATAGCACGCAAAGTGATGCGGAAAGATCAGCAGAGACTCTCCCCGGAGAATTACAACGATTTGGTCAAGGCCGACCTGGAAGCCGCTGGCTTAGAGTTGGAAAGCCGGATTGGAAAACCTTTTATCGCTGCGCCGGAGAGCGGAAAGATTGCCGGGCTTTACATTCAACGAGTCACTCGAACGAGCGGACAGTATGCTCTGATTGAGCGGGCCAAGGATTTTACACTTGTGCCATGGCGGCAAGTTATGGAGCGCAATCTCGGAAAATCCGTGACTGGTATTGTGCGTGGTAGTCAGATCAGCTGGCACCTCAGCCGAGGGCGGTCAATTTCGTAA
- a CDS encoding TetR/AcrR family transcriptional regulator, whose translation MNKAKSLGPTDWIKAGFRALTEHGPEAVRVEKLARELGVTKGSFYWHFADLPALQAAMLEHWRDVATENIIHRSEESGAPMATILENLLMEAASNPAADYGGPQAESAIRSWARSHTAAAETVRQVDRRRLGFLEKNLKATGVKPRAAKQCAALYYSTLIGAEQLSETAPLTRKSIQSYVSFLLRGAGTGKSQGE comes from the coding sequence ATGAACAAAGCCAAATCACTTGGGCCGACAGACTGGATAAAGGCAGGCTTTCGTGCACTCACTGAGCATGGGCCGGAAGCGGTGCGCGTCGAGAAACTGGCGCGTGAGCTCGGTGTCACCAAAGGGTCTTTCTACTGGCATTTTGCTGACTTGCCCGCTCTTCAAGCAGCTATGCTGGAGCACTGGCGGGACGTGGCAACCGAGAACATTATCCATCGCTCAGAGGAGTCCGGCGCGCCGATGGCGACCATACTTGAAAACCTGCTCATGGAGGCTGCATCCAATCCAGCTGCCGATTATGGCGGCCCACAGGCAGAATCGGCGATCCGCAGTTGGGCACGTAGCCACACTGCTGCTGCTGAAACTGTCCGGCAGGTTGACCGCAGGCGATTGGGCTTTCTGGAGAAGAATCTCAAAGCGACCGGGGTGAAACCGCGTGCTGCCAAACAGTGTGCAGCACTCTACTATTCAACCTTGATTGGCGCGGAGCAGCTTTCCGAAACAGCACCGCTTACGCGTAAATCGATCCAGTCCTATGTCAGCTTTCTCCTCCGTGGAGCGGGAACGGGTAAGTCACAAGGTGAGTAA
- a CDS encoding alpha/beta hydrolase has protein sequence MSNESFLYLHGLPGSAQAEMTIAFGSCEAPSTIASLERLPRLEAAADYRSAILDAFDQYLERHDQQKVRLIGFSLGAMPTLHIAAARAHNVSSIDLIAPGAPLQLGRFLDNMAGRPVFEAASAGKFRLGLLAGLQSLGLRLAPNTVALQLFKSAPEIEKSMMAEPIRSEAFTNGMRYAIREHAAGYRRELNAYVRDWSEILPKVQSPVRIWQGSADNWAPPDMAKALASAIAGPVQIEWLEGLSHYGTLAHALPRIVKGQ, from the coding sequence GTGAGTAACGAATCCTTCCTATATTTGCACGGCCTGCCAGGCTCTGCGCAGGCGGAAATGACCATAGCGTTTGGATCATGCGAGGCTCCCTCCACCATCGCCAGCCTGGAAAGGTTACCTCGACTTGAAGCGGCAGCGGACTACCGAAGTGCGATACTGGATGCGTTCGATCAGTATCTTGAGAGACATGATCAGCAGAAAGTACGGCTTATAGGGTTTTCCCTTGGTGCGATGCCGACACTCCACATCGCAGCCGCACGCGCTCACAATGTGTCGTCGATCGACCTGATTGCGCCCGGTGCTCCATTACAGTTGGGGCGTTTTCTCGATAATATGGCTGGTCGGCCTGTCTTCGAGGCTGCATCCGCAGGCAAGTTCAGGCTGGGATTACTGGCAGGGTTGCAATCTCTCGGTCTCCGGCTTGCGCCGAATACTGTCGCTCTTCAACTTTTCAAAAGCGCGCCGGAAATTGAAAAATCCATGATGGCGGAGCCCATACGCAGCGAAGCCTTCACTAACGGAATGCGATATGCAATTCGTGAACACGCTGCAGGATATCGAAGAGAGCTCAACGCCTATGTCAGGGATTGGTCGGAGATCTTACCCAAAGTGCAATCACCTGTCCGCATCTGGCAGGGCTCGGCTGACAATTGGGCGCCGCCAGATATGGCAAAAGCATTGGCCTCGGCAATCGCAGGGCCCGTGCAAATCGAATGGCTAGAGGGGTTGTCGCACTATGGCACACTCGCACATGCCTTACCGCGGATAGTCAAAGGCCAATGA
- a CDS encoding TetR/AcrR family transcriptional regulator, translating into MGRKSTFLDRDIFEAAGLQIAKDGEFRIQRLVEQTGVSTGSLYHRYGSREGLIASAWVDALEAFSANLLPELMAEDSKAGERAALVTPTFARRERAKAIILASGRQSQFLTGEASAELRARAQTINDNIAKAVAAFSKRETVTLEAARYGTMAFPLAVVMTYLPQKRVPKSADDFILAAYRSAMTTGRRAK; encoded by the coding sequence ATGGGCCGGAAGTCAACTTTCTTAGACCGCGACATTTTTGAAGCTGCGGGTCTGCAAATTGCGAAAGATGGTGAATTTCGAATACAGCGCCTCGTCGAACAGACGGGCGTCTCTACGGGCTCGCTCTATCACCGATATGGATCGCGTGAGGGACTTATTGCGTCTGCCTGGGTGGATGCATTGGAGGCGTTTTCCGCAAACTTGCTGCCCGAGTTAATGGCTGAGGACAGCAAAGCAGGTGAACGCGCCGCATTGGTCACGCCAACTTTCGCACGGCGCGAGCGCGCCAAGGCCATCATTCTGGCATCGGGCCGCCAGTCCCAGTTTCTAACAGGAGAGGCTTCGGCAGAATTGCGCGCGCGTGCGCAAACGATAAACGACAACATTGCAAAAGCTGTGGCGGCATTTTCCAAGCGCGAGACTGTTACTCTCGAAGCTGCCCGCTACGGCACAATGGCATTTCCGCTCGCCGTTGTGATGACGTATCTGCCCCAAAAACGTGTTCCGAAATCGGCTGACGATTTCATTTTGGCCGCCTATCGCTCAGCCATGACGACAGGCAGGCGCGCAAAATGA
- a CDS encoding helix-turn-helix transcriptional regulator produces the protein MTHKLDFKLATSEAIEDVLSRRLEDIRLQRNITQKRLAEEAGVSRSTITRLAQDGKGISLDSFIRVLKALDIASTLDLVVPERRISPLEKLKLENRPVRQRARSRKKDEKKWTWDDAGDDA, from the coding sequence ATGACGCATAAACTAGATTTCAAACTTGCAACCAGCGAAGCCATTGAAGATGTGCTCAGTCGGCGGCTCGAAGATATTCGTCTGCAGCGCAATATAACTCAGAAACGCCTTGCCGAAGAAGCAGGCGTATCGCGCAGCACCATCACCCGTTTGGCGCAGGACGGCAAAGGTATTTCGCTGGACAGTTTTATCCGCGTTCTTAAAGCGCTCGACATTGCGAGCACTCTCGATCTGGTGGTGCCGGAGCGCCGTATCAGTCCGCTCGAAAAACTGAAACTGGAAAACCGGCCCGTTCGTCAACGCGCCCGAAGCCGCAAAAAAGACGAAAAAAAATGGACTTGGGATGATGCCGGAGACGACGCATGA
- a CDS encoding type II toxin-antitoxin system HipA family toxin codes for MTTASVELWGRRIGAVTWDSDRNIGIFQYTPEFGDSGIEVAPLRMPWREAPYEFQTLSPKTFKGLPGMLADSLPDKFGNALINVWLASEGREEDSFNPVERLCYTGKRGMGALEYKPAISGAPTSARKIEVSRLVELSNLILTERENLSGHLTGDNDKRDIEDILRVGTSAGGARAKAILAWNEKTGEFRSGQIKAGKGFTHWLMKFDGVEENKDKELADPQGYGRIEYAYHLMAKAAGIIMMPCRLHEEGGRAHFMTKRFDRTDEGEKLHYQSLGALQHYDFNMAGAYAYEQAIQTIQLLKLPAEDIEQQVRRALFNIVARNQDDHVKNIGFVMDREGEWRLSPAFDVAYSYNPSGPWTSRHQMQLNGKRDGFETADLLAFGALAGLKERKLKAILDDILDAVKQWCDFAEQAQVKDEQVTKIEPALRTQDFV; via the coding sequence ATGACCACGGCCAGTGTCGAGCTGTGGGGGCGGCGTATTGGAGCGGTCACCTGGGACAGTGATCGCAACATCGGTATCTTTCAATATACACCCGAATTTGGAGACAGTGGGATTGAGGTTGCTCCGCTCCGAATGCCATGGAGAGAAGCGCCCTATGAATTCCAGACCCTCAGCCCGAAAACTTTCAAGGGACTACCCGGTATGCTGGCCGACAGCCTTCCCGACAAATTCGGGAATGCACTTATCAATGTCTGGCTCGCCAGCGAAGGCCGCGAAGAAGATAGTTTCAACCCGGTCGAACGGCTCTGCTATACTGGAAAACGTGGTATGGGGGCGCTGGAATATAAACCCGCAATATCAGGGGCACCTACGAGCGCACGAAAAATCGAAGTGTCCCGTTTGGTGGAACTGTCCAATCTCATTTTGACCGAACGCGAAAACCTGTCCGGTCATCTGACGGGGGATAATGACAAACGCGATATTGAAGACATTTTGCGCGTCGGCACGTCCGCCGGCGGCGCGAGAGCGAAAGCCATCCTCGCATGGAATGAAAAAACAGGCGAATTTCGGTCCGGCCAGATAAAGGCTGGTAAAGGGTTCACGCACTGGCTGATGAAGTTCGACGGCGTTGAAGAAAACAAAGATAAGGAGCTGGCTGACCCTCAAGGCTATGGGCGCATCGAATACGCCTATCACTTAATGGCGAAAGCTGCCGGGATCATCATGATGCCCTGCCGCCTGCATGAAGAAGGCGGCCGGGCGCATTTCATGACCAAACGATTTGACCGCACGGATGAAGGTGAAAAACTGCACTACCAGTCTCTCGGGGCTTTGCAGCACTATGACTTCAACATGGCGGGGGCATATGCATATGAGCAGGCCATTCAGACGATTCAATTATTGAAGCTTCCGGCTGAGGACATTGAGCAGCAGGTGCGCCGCGCGCTGTTTAATATCGTTGCCCGTAATCAGGATGATCATGTCAAGAATATTGGCTTTGTCATGGACCGCGAGGGCGAGTGGCGTCTCTCTCCCGCCTTTGATGTGGCTTACAGTTATAATCCAAGCGGGCCATGGACGTCTCGACACCAAATGCAGCTCAATGGCAAACGGGATGGTTTTGAAACCGCTGACCTTCTAGCATTTGGGGCACTCGCCGGATTGAAGGAAAGAAAGCTCAAAGCGATATTGGATGACATATTGGATGCAGTAAAGCAGTGGTGCGACTTTGCAGAGCAAGCACAAGTGAAGGATGAGCAGGTTACGAAGATAGAGCCTGCACTTCGTACGCAGGATTTTGTGTAA
- a CDS encoding conjugal transfer protein TraG, with the protein MSPQSILIGQIIVVLTTIVCGVWFATQWTAAQFSHDAYLGPAWFTVGGTPIYYPWRLFEWWYAFDAYAPDVFAKGGRIAAGSGFLGCALAVIGSVWRGRQERNLTTYGSSHWAGPKDLRRAGLTKSDGVFLGQTGTDYLRHNGPEHVMAFAPTRSGKGVGLVVPTLLSWPHSVVIHDIKGENWEITSGWRGTFSHCLLFDPTNPGSAKYNPLLEVRKGRHEVRDVQNIADILVDPEGALERRNHWEKTGHALLVGAILHVLYAEEEKTLARVASFLSDPSRSFERTLWVMMSTNHLGDGESARCHPVVAQAARELLNKSENERSGVLSTAMSFLGLYRDPTVAEVTSKCDWRIADLINADCPVSLYLVIPPSDISRTKPLIRLILNQIGRRLTEKLAGETDQKSRRQVLLMLDEFPALGRLDFFESALAFMAGYGLRAFLIAQSLNQIEKAYGPNNSILDNCHVRVAFATNDERTAKRISDALGTATEMRAMRNYTGHRLAPWLSHVMVSRQETARQLLTPGEVMQLPSNQEIILVSGAPPVRARKIRYYTDKNFTGRVLPSLAPTDPNHLASLSPRREDDWGSATRDVDETLMQPWFDQIAGGIEDEGGKQREPELDAPRKSTPDKDRNEAEVAPDQADALSAQSSLVTRRTQALSKAQKVYGLDRGTPKTDLMDF; encoded by the coding sequence GTGTCACCGCAATCCATACTGATAGGCCAGATCATTGTCGTCCTGACGACTATCGTATGTGGCGTATGGTTTGCGACACAATGGACCGCTGCGCAGTTCTCACATGATGCATATCTGGGGCCGGCCTGGTTCACGGTGGGCGGCACACCCATCTATTATCCCTGGCGGCTGTTTGAATGGTGGTACGCCTTTGATGCCTACGCCCCGGACGTGTTCGCCAAGGGTGGGCGCATCGCCGCCGGGTCGGGATTTCTGGGCTGCGCCCTCGCCGTTATTGGTTCCGTCTGGCGCGGCCGGCAGGAAAGAAACCTCACCACTTACGGCTCCTCGCATTGGGCGGGGCCGAAAGATCTGCGCCGCGCTGGACTCACCAAATCCGATGGCGTCTTTCTCGGTCAAACCGGAACAGATTATTTGCGTCATAACGGCCCCGAACATGTCATGGCTTTCGCCCCAACGCGTTCTGGCAAAGGGGTTGGCCTGGTAGTCCCAACATTGCTCAGCTGGCCACACTCTGTCGTCATCCACGATATCAAGGGCGAGAATTGGGAGATCACTTCCGGATGGCGCGGGACATTTTCTCACTGCCTGTTATTTGATCCGACCAATCCGGGTAGCGCCAAATACAATCCCTTGCTGGAAGTCCGCAAAGGCCGCCATGAAGTGCGGGACGTCCAGAATATCGCTGACATTCTTGTTGATCCGGAAGGTGCACTTGAGCGGCGTAACCATTGGGAAAAGACCGGCCATGCGCTGCTGGTCGGTGCAATTTTGCATGTTCTTTACGCGGAAGAGGAAAAAACCCTCGCCCGCGTTGCTTCCTTTCTGTCTGATCCCAGCCGCTCTTTTGAGCGGACATTATGGGTCATGATGTCCACCAATCACCTCGGCGACGGAGAGAGTGCCCGTTGCCATCCTGTTGTCGCGCAGGCCGCACGCGAACTTCTCAATAAATCTGAAAATGAACGGTCTGGCGTGTTGTCAACGGCGATGAGCTTTCTCGGGCTCTACCGCGATCCAACTGTCGCCGAGGTGACATCGAAATGTGACTGGCGGATTGCCGACCTGATCAATGCGGATTGCCCGGTCTCGCTATATCTCGTCATTCCGCCGTCTGACATTTCCCGAACCAAACCGCTTATTCGCCTGATCCTCAATCAGATTGGCAGAAGATTGACGGAGAAACTTGCAGGAGAAACGGATCAGAAATCCAGACGGCAGGTCCTTTTGATGCTGGATGAATTTCCGGCGCTGGGTCGACTAGACTTCTTTGAAAGTGCTCTGGCCTTTATGGCGGGATATGGCCTCCGCGCTTTTCTCATTGCGCAGTCCCTCAATCAGATTGAAAAAGCCTACGGCCCCAACAATTCCATTTTGGATAACTGCCATGTGCGCGTCGCCTTTGCGACCAATGATGAGCGCACCGCGAAGCGGATATCAGATGCCCTTGGCACGGCCACTGAAATGCGCGCCATGCGGAATTATACGGGCCACCGTCTCGCGCCGTGGCTTTCTCATGTCATGGTGTCCAGGCAGGAAACTGCCCGTCAATTGCTGACGCCCGGCGAGGTCATGCAGTTGCCGTCGAATCAAGAAATCATTCTGGTGTCGGGGGCACCGCCCGTGCGCGCCAGAAAAATCCGTTACTACACAGACAAGAACTTTACCGGGCGCGTCCTTCCCTCCCTGGCGCCCACCGACCCCAATCATCTCGCCAGCCTCTCCCCTCGGCGCGAGGATGATTGGGGTTCAGCAACCCGCGATGTCGATGAGACATTGATGCAGCCATGGTTTGATCAAATCGCGGGCGGCATTGAAGATGAAGGCGGCAAGCAGCGCGAACCGGAGCTGGATGCTCCACGTAAATCAACTCCAGACAAAGACCGAAATGAAGCTGAGGTCGCGCCTGACCAAGCAGACGCATTAAGCGCACAATCGAGCTTGGTGACGCGCCGCACACAGGCACTCAGCAAAGCCCAGAAAGTCTACGGTCTCGATCGCGGCACACCCAAAACAGATTTGATGGATTTCTGA
- a CDS encoding CopG family transcriptional regulator codes for MRLQALAKLPGRSESQIVDQALAAYFSREYEDKRDGALIRRLDRIARQYEGLRRGQIISAEAFALFVRYFLTVIPPVDTAHKEAAKAQGQNRFEGFLDSLRTVLADGDKILFSAVDDILVDESAFFTAEELKRLHEPAPARPRKREAAADG; via the coding sequence GTGCGCCTGCAGGCTTTGGCGAAACTGCCGGGCCGGAGTGAGTCACAAATTGTCGATCAGGCACTCGCCGCCTATTTCAGCCGCGAATATGAGGACAAACGCGACGGCGCGCTCATCCGGCGCCTTGACCGGATCGCTCGCCAATATGAAGGACTGCGCCGGGGTCAGATAATTTCAGCAGAGGCTTTTGCACTCTTCGTTCGTTATTTCCTCACGGTCATTCCGCCGGTGGATACTGCCCACAAGGAAGCCGCGAAGGCCCAGGGACAAAACCGCTTTGAGGGTTTTCTGGATTCCCTGCGCACGGTTCTGGCCGACGGGGACAAGATCCTGTTCTCCGCCGTTGATGACATTCTTGTTGATGAGAGTGCCTTCTTCACAGCCGAAGAATTAAAGCGCCTCCATGAGCCCGCGCCTGCGAGACCTCGCAAACGGGAGGCCGCGGCAGATGGGTAA